One stretch of Tepidibacter hydrothermalis DNA includes these proteins:
- the rimO gene encoding 30S ribosomal protein S12 methylthiotransferase RimO: protein MGFKIALESLGCSKNLVDAEVMLGILKNNGHRLTSDFEQAEVIIVNTCGFIESAKEESINTILELAEYKKTGNLKILIMSGCLAQRYSEDIQNEIEEVDAIVGTASYSKIAEIIKRLSEEKNIIELDELDFVYDETLPRYTTTPSYMAYLKIAEGCDNNCTYCIIPKLRGKYRSRELENIIKEAKELAKNGVKELVVIAQDTTRYGIDIYKEQKLAYLLQELAKIEGLKWIRVMYSYPEELSEETIKVIKENEKICAYFDIPIQHCNNRILKLMNRRTTKEEIKSKIDMIRKEIPKACIRTSIIVGFPSETKEEFEELKEFVEEVKFDRLGVFAYSQEEGTAAARLENQIDEEIKNTRRDELMLIQQEVSFNNNQSKIGDVYEVLIEEKLEDNVYIGRTYQDACEIDGVVYVNTDKKLDIGQFVNVKINDALEYDLMGVMLDESSK, encoded by the coding sequence ATGGGTTTTAAAATAGCACTAGAATCATTAGGATGTTCTAAAAATTTAGTAGATGCAGAGGTAATGTTAGGAATACTTAAAAATAATGGTCATAGACTTACAAGTGATTTTGAACAAGCTGAGGTAATAATAGTAAACACTTGTGGATTTATAGAGTCAGCAAAGGAAGAGTCTATAAATACAATATTAGAACTTGCAGAGTATAAAAAAACAGGAAATTTAAAAATACTTATAATGTCTGGTTGTCTTGCTCAAAGATATAGTGAAGACATACAAAATGAAATAGAAGAAGTAGATGCTATAGTTGGAACTGCAAGTTATTCTAAAATAGCTGAAATAATAAAGAGATTATCTGAAGAAAAAAATATAATTGAACTTGATGAACTTGATTTTGTATATGATGAAACACTGCCAAGATATACTACAACTCCTTCTTATATGGCTTATTTGAAAATAGCTGAAGGGTGTGACAATAACTGTACTTACTGTATAATACCTAAATTAAGAGGAAAATATAGAAGTAGAGAATTAGAAAACATAATAAAAGAGGCAAAAGAACTTGCAAAAAATGGAGTAAAAGAGTTAGTAGTAATAGCTCAGGATACAACAAGATATGGAATTGATATATACAAAGAGCAAAAACTTGCGTACTTACTTCAGGAACTTGCAAAAATTGAAGGACTTAAATGGATAAGAGTTATGTATTCGTATCCAGAAGAATTAAGTGAGGAAACAATAAAGGTTATAAAAGAAAATGAAAAAATATGTGCTTATTTCGATATACCAATACAACACTGCAATAATAGAATACTGAAGCTTATGAATAGAAGAACTACTAAAGAAGAAATAAAAAGCAAGATAGATATGATAAGAAAAGAAATACCAAAAGCTTGCATTAGAACATCTATAATAGTAGGATTTCCATCAGAAACAAAAGAAGAATTTGAAGAACTAAAAGAATTTGTAGAAGAAGTTAAATTCGATAGACTGGGAGTATTTGCTTATTCTCAAGAAGAAGGTACTGCTGCTGCAAGATTAGAAAACCAAATAGATGAAGAAATAAAAAATACTAGAAGAGATGAATTAATGCTTATCCAGCAAGAAGTATCTTTTAATAATAATCAATCTAAGATAGGTGATGTATACGAAGTTTTAATAGAAGAAAAATTAGAAGACAATGTATATATAGGAAGAACATATCAAGATGCTTGTGAAATAGATGGAGTTGTATATGTAAATACAGATAAAAAATTAGATATAGGGCAATTTGTAAATGTAAAAATAAATGATGCTCTAGAATATGATTTAATGGGAGTGATGTTGGATGAATCTAGCAAATAA
- the pgsA gene encoding CDP-diacylglycerol--glycerol-3-phosphate 3-phosphatidyltransferase: MNLANKLTILRILLVPIFVVVILSGIKNSLLISALIFAIASITDFLDGYIARKYNLVTNFGKFMDPLADKLLVAAAFITMVDLNLVSSWAVIVIISREFAVSILRAIAASSGIVIAASKWGKAKTVSQILAIMMILLNIPFSNIVMGIAVLLTIYSGYDYINLNKSIFKNMD, from the coding sequence ATGAATCTAGCAAATAAGCTGACTATACTTAGAATATTATTAGTACCTATATTTGTAGTAGTAATACTCTCTGGTATTAAAAATTCACTATTGATTTCAGCATTAATATTTGCAATAGCATCAATAACAGACTTTTTAGATGGATATATAGCAAGAAAATATAATTTAGTAACTAATTTTGGAAAGTTTATGGATCCTTTAGCAGATAAACTATTAGTTGCCGCAGCTTTTATAACTATGGTAGACTTAAACCTAGTATCATCGTGGGCTGTAATAGTAATAATATCAAGAGAATTTGCTGTTAGTATATTAAGAGCAATAGCAGCATCATCTGGAATCGTTATAGCTGCTAGTAAATGGGGAAAAGCAAAAACTGTATCTCAAATATTAGCTATAATGATGATTTTATTGAATATACCATTTTCAAACATAGTTATGGGAATTGCTGTATTGCTTACTATATATTCAGGATATGACTATATAAATTTAAACAAAAGCATATTTAAGAATATGGATTAA
- the recA gene encoding recombinase RecA yields MNDNKKKALDMALSQIEKEFGKGSIMILGENTKMNIEAISTGSIGLDIAIGIGGLPKGRVVEIYGPESSGKTTVALHTIAEAQRAGGIAAFVDAEHAIDPVYARALGVDIDNLIVSQPDTGEQALEITEALIRSGAVDIIVIDSVAALVPKAEIEGEMGDSHVGLQARLMSQALRKLTGAIKKSNTVTIFINQLREKVGIMFGNPETTSGGRALKFYSSVRLDVRKCDTIKQGDNILGSRTRVKVVKNKVAPPFKKCEFDIMYGQGISKIGDILDVAVDVDIVKKSGSWYNYNDVKLGQGRENVKKFLAENKELVEEIDNKVRVHYGLIKGEETDAATE; encoded by the coding sequence ATGAATGATAATAAGAAAAAAGCATTAGATATGGCTCTTTCTCAAATAGAAAAAGAATTTGGTAAAGGATCTATAATGATACTTGGTGAAAATACAAAGATGAATATAGAGGCTATATCAACAGGATCTATAGGTCTGGATATAGCTATTGGAATAGGAGGACTTCCTAAGGGAAGAGTAGTAGAAATATATGGACCAGAATCATCTGGTAAGACAACTGTAGCACTTCATACTATAGCAGAAGCACAAAGAGCAGGAGGAATAGCTGCATTTGTTGATGCAGAGCATGCTATTGATCCTGTATATGCAAGAGCATTAGGAGTAGATATAGATAATTTGATAGTATCTCAACCTGACACAGGAGAGCAGGCATTAGAGATAACAGAAGCATTAATAAGAAGTGGAGCTGTAGATATTATAGTAATAGACTCTGTTGCAGCACTTGTTCCAAAAGCAGAAATAGAAGGAGAAATGGGAGATTCACACGTAGGTCTTCAAGCAAGACTTATGTCACAGGCACTTAGAAAACTAACTGGAGCTATTAAAAAGTCAAATACAGTTACAATATTTATAAATCAGCTTCGTGAAAAAGTAGGTATAATGTTTGGTAATCCAGAAACTACAAGTGGAGGTAGAGCGTTGAAGTTCTATTCATCAGTAAGACTTGATGTTAGAAAATGCGACACTATAAAACAAGGAGACAATATACTTGGAAGTAGAACTAGAGTTAAAGTAGTTAAAAACAAAGTAGCACCTCCATTTAAAAAATGTGAATTCGATATAATGTATGGACAAGGTATATCAAAAATCGGAGATATATTAGATGTTGCTGTAGATGTTGATATAGTTAAAAAATCAGGTTCTTGGTATAATTATAATGATGTAAAATTAGGACAAGGAAGAGAAAATGTTAAGAAGTTCTTAGCTGAAAATAAAGAATTAGTAGAAGAAATAGATAATAAAGTAAGAGTTCATTATGGGCTAATAAAAGGTGAGGAAACAGACGCAGCTACTGAATAA
- the rny gene encoding ribonuclease Y produces MEIIETLLVVAGTGIGILVGYIVRKNIAEKKIGAAEEVSKQIMEKAEKDAETIKKEKLLEAKEESHKLRSEVEKENKERRNELQRYDKRLVHKEESIDRKLQSLESKESNLNEKLKTIVKKELDIEEIKTKQIEKLESLSGITSEQAKNIILTNTEKEVRHEMSMMIKEIEVAAKEEAEKKAREIISYSIQKCSADHVAETTVTVVNLPNDEMKGRIIGREGRNIRTLETLTGIDLIIDDTPEAVILSGFDPIRREVARIALEKLISDGRIHPARIEEMVAKGRKEVENIIKEQGEQATFETGVHGLHPELIRLLGRLKYRTSYGQNVLKHSIEVSHLAGIMAAEIGADVKLAKRAGLLHDIGKAVDHEMEGTHVELGMDLLRRYKESKDVIHAMSTHHGDYEPQTVEAVLVTAADAISAARPGARRETLEAYIKRLEKLEEISNSYDEVEKSYAIQAGREVRIIVKPENVKDEGMHLLAREMTKRIEDELEYPGQIKVNIIRETRAIEYAK; encoded by the coding sequence GTGGAGATTATAGAAACATTATTAGTTGTAGCAGGGACTGGAATCGGAATCTTAGTTGGCTATATAGTTCGTAAAAATATAGCAGAGAAAAAGATTGGAGCTGCAGAAGAAGTATCTAAGCAAATAATGGAAAAAGCTGAAAAAGATGCTGAAACTATAAAGAAAGAAAAATTATTAGAAGCAAAAGAAGAATCTCATAAACTGAGAAGTGAAGTGGAAAAAGAAAATAAAGAAAGAAGAAACGAACTTCAAAGATATGATAAGAGATTAGTTCATAAAGAAGAAAGTATAGATAGAAAACTGCAATCACTAGAATCAAAAGAATCTAATTTGAATGAAAAACTAAAAACTATAGTAAAAAAAGAATTAGATATAGAAGAAATAAAAACTAAACAAATTGAAAAGTTAGAAAGTCTTTCAGGAATTACATCAGAGCAAGCAAAGAATATTATATTGACTAATACAGAAAAAGAAGTTAGACATGAGATGTCAATGATGATAAAGGAAATAGAGGTTGCTGCTAAAGAAGAAGCTGAGAAAAAAGCTAGAGAAATAATATCATATTCAATTCAAAAATGTTCAGCAGATCATGTTGCTGAAACGACAGTTACGGTAGTAAATCTTCCTAATGATGAAATGAAGGGACGAATCATAGGAAGAGAGGGTAGAAATATAAGAACCCTTGAAACGTTAACAGGTATAGACTTGATAATAGATGATACTCCGGAGGCTGTAATTTTATCAGGTTTTGACCCTATAAGAAGAGAAGTAGCAAGAATTGCATTAGAAAAATTAATATCTGATGGAAGAATACATCCAGCAAGAATAGAAGAAATGGTTGCAAAAGGAAGAAAAGAAGTTGAGAATATAATAAAAGAGCAAGGTGAACAAGCTACTTTTGAAACAGGTGTTCATGGACTTCATCCAGAACTTATAAGGTTACTTGGTAGACTTAAATATAGGACAAGTTATGGTCAAAATGTTCTTAAGCATTCTATAGAAGTATCTCATTTAGCAGGAATAATGGCAGCTGAAATCGGAGCAGATGTCAAGCTTGCAAAAAGAGCGGGATTATTACATGATATAGGAAAAGCAGTTGACCATGAAATGGAAGGAACTCATGTTGAGTTAGGAATGGATTTACTTAGAAGATATAAAGAATCTAAAGATGTAATTCATGCTATGTCAACTCATCATGGAGACTATGAGCCTCAAACTGTTGAAGCTGTTCTAGTTACAGCTGCAGATGCTATATCTGCTGCAAGACCAGGAGCAAGAAGAGAAACATTAGAAGCTTATATAAAGAGACTAGAAAAACTAGAAGAAATATCTAATTCATATGATGAAGTAGAAAAATCATACGCTATTCAAGCAGGTAGAGAAGTTAGAATAATAGTAAAACCTGAAAATGTTAAAGATGAAGGAATGCATTTACTTGCTAGAGAAATGACTAAGAGAATAGAAGATGAATTAGAATATCCAGGACAAATAAAAGTAAACATAATAAGAGAAACAAGAGCAATAGAATATGCAAAATAA
- a CDS encoding DUF1292 domain-containing protein — protein sequence MDSNFFKDEKSKYEKMYVDINYAINDINEFLPEDRMNQRKYISKSNILKDYIQLIDTLESKYNKKSIFKIFQREDNYIDKLNKYKKEHESHFKQIKNCLKCSCFKCVKECNFDTCLGCRSNSKIVMCDHENVNSTAYKDYTLNLTNNETNEDDTYKVLSTIQVLNDNKRYIVIQNIHNQDEKYILYHYPGIKEDDYGEITDASEFDYIAQIFNSCNLD from the coding sequence ATGGACTCTAATTTCTTTAAAGATGAAAAAAGTAAATATGAAAAAATGTACGTAGATATAAATTATGCAATAAATGATATAAATGAATTTTTACCAGAAGATAGAATGAATCAAAGAAAATATATATCAAAATCAAATATATTGAAAGATTATATACAGCTAATAGATACTTTAGAATCTAAATATAATAAAAAATCTATTTTTAAGATTTTCCAAAGAGAAGATAACTATATAGATAAATTAAATAAGTACAAGAAAGAACATGAGTCGCATTTTAAGCAGATAAAAAACTGCTTAAAATGCTCATGCTTCAAATGTGTAAAAGAATGTAATTTCGATACTTGTCTTGGATGTCGATCAAACTCTAAAATCGTTATGTGTGACCATGAAAACGTCAATTCTACAGCTTATAAGGATTATACTTTAAACCTTACAAATAACGAAACAAATGAAGATGATACATATAAAGTGTTGTCTACAATTCAAGTATTAAACGATAATAAAAGATATATAGTAATTCAAAACATACATAATCAGGATGAAAAATATATATTATACCACTATCCTGGTATAAAGGAAGATGATTATGGGGAAATAACGGATGCTTCTGAGTTTGATTATATAGCTCAAATATTTAATTCTTGCAACTTAGATTAA
- a CDS encoding PspA/IM30 family protein, with protein MGIFKRLNNIIKGKANSALDKAENPIELLDLKIREMEESLNKAKISSAEVIGNAHLIKKQMDETLKESNDFDEKVKLAMSKNNEDLAKKALQKKMESDKKYESLKTSYDEAKIKSDQLKSKLISLEDEIKKTRHYRDEAAARLNNAEASQKVNEILANIDNGSNSIDLDDIERKISKKEALAEGMSELKNNSDSLDAEFEKLENDIDLDLELQQYKN; from the coding sequence ATGGGAATTTTTAAAAGATTAAACAACATTATAAAAGGAAAAGCAAACAGTGCATTAGATAAAGCAGAAAACCCTATAGAGCTTTTAGATCTTAAAATAAGAGAAATGGAAGAAAGCCTTAATAAAGCCAAAATATCGTCTGCTGAAGTAATAGGAAACGCGCACTTAATAAAGAAGCAAATGGATGAAACTTTAAAAGAATCTAATGATTTTGACGAAAAAGTAAAGCTTGCAATGAGCAAAAATAATGAAGATTTAGCTAAAAAAGCTTTACAAAAGAAAATGGAGTCAGATAAAAAATATGAGAGTTTAAAAACATCTTATGATGAAGCTAAAATAAAATCAGATCAATTAAAATCAAAACTTATCAGTTTAGAAGATGAAATTAAAAAAACAAGACATTACAGAGATGAAGCAGCTGCAAGACTCAACAATGCAGAAGCGTCTCAAAAGGTAAATGAAATATTAGCAAATATAGATAATGGATCTAATAGTATTGACTTAGATGATATTGAAAGAAAAATTTCTAAAAAAGAAGCTTTGGCAGAAGGTATGTCTGAACTTAAAAATAACTCTGATTCTTTAGATGCAGAATTTGAAAAATTAGAAAATGATATAGACTTAGACTTAGAGCTTCAACAATATAAAAACTAG